A portion of the Phaeodactylum tricornutum CCAP 1055/1 chromosome 7, whole genome shotgun sequence genome contains these proteins:
- a CDS encoding predicted protein, giving the protein MKCFGNPLLLLLLVCFVPLTLSFVHGVFGRPNKQNKGICVSASLQTAPRGSSDPGDDRPGNMFFEYDKPVVLLGCSSAAGDELFRLARSLQSSQIGEIVTVASYDEKKCEVSMMGTEALLTAIADQTYRWPSVIVLDFADKVFETADSQRVENLEAHLIDVAKVLYENGLLSLYVNIDPVTSNMREVAKARKTRFEDNVFVRYSDYEICLRDEGSNEEGWEHIEWELARAFARAKLIPAVPGDKTRSANTAHLTMGQHTFFLSLSFPEIQQVEPFVEEMCQDVDAMEYRADLLSCRDSRFDLLYGMQLLRRYCRPHVQRVPALPFAGAVLEDVMPIVYTVRTQNQAGTYPDDDESVARMFEMLQWGLRGGVEVLDVESAWDALKTSELLDSAESRYSSLILGSHHVVGKTISTEEAVTLFQQCALDGRSHGAKVVLSIDDESKDRLAYDASLIASELLKSEGKPEIPNISLVLGDKGSFSRVLNLPFTPVTHESLPFKAAPGQLTANEIMTTRLLTKVFKPKKYAILGHNIAYSVSPQMHGAAFAATKLPHEYIRVDVPTVEEFVESDFFKSDEFGGTSVTIPHKQAIIPFLDVLTDAAKAIGSVNTVIAREEFVDETFRRVLSGDNTDWRGIFNPLNRLLGGDVDSSSDYALILGAGGTARAAAYVASELGLQIVYYNRTPEKAIELADKFGGVVVQNLDASAKNEGSLGHLLASHSKGKVLVVISTLPASVNFELPTWLVEDESKKPIVFDVNYKPYNTRLLLQAEEAGCSVVRGSEMLWEQGIGQFELWTGRTAPYRIMKEVVLQNCGGKQVENDDCATVVKSDAIIPEVLE; this is encoded by the coding sequence ATGAAATGTTTTGGTAACCCTCTGCTACTGTTACTACTGGTTTGCTTTGTGCCTTTGACGCTAAGCTTTGTGCATGGAGTGTTCGGTCGGCCAAACAAACAGAATAAAGGGATTTGTGTCTCTGCCTCTTTGCAAACTGCGCCGAGAGGTTCGTCGGATCCTGGTGACGACCGTCCTGGGAACATGTTTTTCGAGTACGACAAGCCCGTCGTTTTGTTGGGCTGCTCGAGTGCGGCCGGCGACGAACTTTTCCGACTAGCACGGAGCTTACAGAGTTCCCAGATCGGTGAAATAGTCACCGTTGCTAGCTATGATGAGAAAAAGTGTGAGGTTTCGATGATGGGAACGGAAGCTTTGTTGACGGCAATTGCAGACCAAACATACCGCTGGCCAAGCGTGATCGTGTTGGATTTCGCCGATAAGGTGTTTGAAACTGCTGACAGTCAACGCGTTGAAAATCTAGAGGCTCATCTTATCGACGTTGCCAAAGTCTTGTACGAAAATGGCTTGCTTAGTTTGTACGTGAACATTGATCCCGTCACAAGCAACATGAGGGAGGTTGCCAAGGCACGCAAAACACGCTTTGAAGACAACGTTTTTGTGAGATACTCTGATTACGAAATATGTTTGCGCGATGAAGGAAGCAACGAGGAAGGCTGGGAGCATATAGAATGGGAATTGGCAAGAGCATTTGCGCGGGCCAAGCTAATTCCTGCTGTTCCTGGTGACAAAACTCGATCTGCAAACACCGCACACTTGACCATGGGGCAACATACCTTTTTTCTCAGCCTTAGTTTTCCAGAAATTCAGCAGGTTGAACCCTTCGTGGAAGAAATGTGTCAGGATGTAGACGCAATGGAATACAGGGCCGACTTGCTTAGCTGCCGCGACAGTCGATTCGATCTGTTGTATGGCATGCAGCTACTGCGAAGATACTGCCGACCGCATGTCCAACGTGTACCCGCCTTGCCATTTGCTGGCGCCGTTTTGGAGGATGTCATGCCCATTGTGTATACCGTTCGAACACAAAATCAAGCGGGTACGTATCCGGACGATGACGAGAGCGTTGCCAGAATGTTTGAGATGCTTCAATGGGGTTTGCGTGGAGGTGTCGAAGTGCTGGATGTGGAAAGCGCGTGGGATGCCCTGAAAACATCTGAACTTTTGGACTCGGCAGAGTCCCGTTATTCGAGTTTGATTCTCGGAAGTCATCATGTCGTTGGCAAAACGATCTCGACGGAAGAAGCTGTAACATTGTTTCAGCAATGCGCGCTCGATGGTCGCTCTCACGGTGCTAAGGTAGTCCTATCTATTGACGATGAATCGAAAGACCGACTTGCCTACGATGCATCATTGATTGCTTCGGAACTCTTGAAGTCCGAGGGCAAGCCCGAAATTCCCAACATCTCTTTAGTATTAGGAGACAAAGGATCCTTTTCTCGAGTTCTTAACCTTCCTTTCACTCCTGTCACGCATGAATCACTGCCGTTTAAAGCGGCACCGGGCCAGCTGACGGCGAACGAGATTATGACCACGCGCCTGCTGACCAAGGTCTTCAAACCTAAGAAATATGCCATTTTGGGTCACAACATAGCTTATTCAGTCAGTCCACAAATGCATGGTGCCGCGTTTGCCGCGACTAAATTGCCTCACGAATATATACGCGTTGATGTTCCGACGGTTGAAGAGTTTGTGGAGTCGGATTTTTTCAAGTCGGACGAGTTTGGTGGAACTAGTGTGACAATTCCCCACAAGCAGGCTATTATTCCCTTCCTGGACGTACTCACGGACGCCGCCAAAGCAATCGGAAGTGTCAACACAGTTATTGCTAGGGAGGAATTTGTTGATGAGACATTCAGGCGTGTCCTTTCCGGTGACAATACGGATTGGCGTGGAATCTTCAATCCATTGAATCGGCTTCTCGGCGGCGACGTGGACTCCAGCTCCGACTATGCGCTCATTCTGGGCGCTGGAGGAACTGCTCGCGCTGCTGCGTATGTTGCATCCGAGCTGGGTTTGCAGATTGTGTATTACAATAGAACTCCCGAAAAGGCCATTGAGCTTGCTGACAAATTCGGAGGGGTCGTTGTACAAAACCTGGACGCTTCTGCCAAGAATGAAGGAAGTTTAGGACATTTGCTTGCCTCGCATTCGAAAGGGAAAGTTCTTGTTGTAATCAGCACTCTTCCGGCTAGTGTAAATTTTGAACTACCTACGTGGTTGGTGGAAGATGAAAGCAAGAAGCCAATTGTCTTTGACGTCAACTACAAGCCGTACAATACGAGGCTTCTTTTACAGGCCGAGGAGGCTGGTTGCAGCGTCGTACGTGGATCAGAGATGCTATGGGAGCAAGGCATCGGCCAGTTCGAACTCTGGACCGGGCGAACAGCACCATACCGAATTATGAAAGAAGTCGTGTTGCAAAACTGCGGAGGGAAACAGGTTGAGAACGACGACTGCGCAACCGTTGTTAAATCGGATGCGATCATACCAGAAGTCTTAGAATAG